Proteins encoded within one genomic window of Pedobacter africanus:
- the porX gene encoding T9SS response regulator signal transducer PorX, whose protein sequence is MQETKILWADDEINLLKPHILLLNEKGYHVTTYTNGNDALEAFGKEHFDLVFLDENMPGMSGLETLTAIKNIRSDVPVVLITKSEEENLMEDAIGSKIDDYLIKPVNPKQVLLTIKKIIDNKRLVSEKTSMAYQQDFRRLGMTLNDRLSYEEWVDVYKKLVFWELELEKLDDPQMHEILTMQKSEANMQFSKFIEDHYLSWVNGKGQAPLLSNELLKKKVFPLINGGVPVFFILIDNLRYDQWRVINPLITEHFRMDEEDIYSSILPTATQYARNAIFSGLMPLEMERRFPNLWQNDDDEGGKNLHEGTFLAEQIKRNLRKDCKFSYHKILTYDDGKALNDQVNNLMHNDFNAIVYNFVDMLSHARTDMQMIRELANDDAAYRSLTLSWFEHSPLMDLLKKISQKKVKVVITTDHGTIRVKHPSKVIGDRNTNTNLRYKQGRNLNFNAKEVFLIKNPHEAQLPKINISSNYIFAKEDQYFVYQNNYNQFVNYYNETFQHGGISLEEMIIPVATYSSR, encoded by the coding sequence ATGCAAGAAACGAAGATTTTATGGGCTGATGACGAGATTAACCTGTTAAAACCACATATTTTACTGCTCAACGAGAAAGGATACCATGTAACCACCTATACCAATGGTAACGATGCGCTCGAAGCCTTTGGAAAAGAACACTTTGACCTGGTTTTCCTGGATGAAAACATGCCGGGGATGAGCGGACTGGAAACGCTGACAGCGATTAAAAACATCAGGAGCGATGTTCCTGTGGTCCTCATCACCAAAAGCGAAGAAGAAAACCTGATGGAAGATGCCATCGGATCTAAGATAGACGACTACCTGATCAAGCCTGTTAACCCTAAGCAGGTCTTACTGACCATTAAAAAGATCATAGACAACAAAAGACTGGTCAGTGAAAAAACTTCTATGGCCTACCAGCAGGACTTCAGGCGTTTGGGCATGACGCTTAACGACCGCCTCAGCTACGAGGAATGGGTGGATGTTTATAAAAAGCTGGTTTTCTGGGAACTCGAATTGGAAAAGCTGGACGATCCGCAGATGCATGAGATCCTGACCATGCAAAAATCGGAGGCCAATATGCAGTTTTCCAAATTTATAGAAGACCATTACCTGAGCTGGGTGAATGGCAAAGGCCAGGCCCCGCTGCTATCGAACGAACTGCTGAAAAAAAAGGTTTTCCCGCTCATCAACGGTGGTGTGCCGGTGTTTTTTATACTGATCGACAACCTGCGTTACGACCAGTGGAGGGTCATCAACCCACTCATTACCGAGCATTTCAGAATGGATGAAGAAGACATTTACTCAAGCATCCTGCCAACCGCAACGCAGTATGCCCGCAATGCAATCTTTTCCGGACTGATGCCGCTTGAAATGGAAAGACGTTTCCCCAATCTGTGGCAGAACGACGATGACGAGGGTGGCAAGAACCTGCATGAAGGAACTTTTCTGGCCGAACAGATCAAAAGGAACCTGCGCAAGGATTGTAAATTCAGTTACCATAAAATACTGACCTACGACGATGGAAAGGCGCTGAACGATCAGGTAAACAACCTGATGCACAATGATTTTAATGCCATCGTTTACAACTTTGTGGACATGCTTTCGCATGCCCGTACGGATATGCAGATGATCCGGGAGCTGGCCAACGATGATGCCGCTTACCGCTCGCTGACACTGTCCTGGTTTGAACATTCGCCTTTAATGGACCTGCTGAAAAAGATCTCGCAGAAAAAAGTTAAGGTGGTGATCACCACAGACCATGGAACCATTAGGGTAAAACACCCCAGTAAAGTGATTGGCGACAGGAACACGAATACCAACCTGCGCTACAAACAGGGACGGAACCTGAACTTCAATGCGAAAGAGGTTTTCCTGATCAAAAACCCGCATGAAGCACAATTGCCAAAGATCAATATCAGCTCCAACTATATTTTTGCAAAGGAAGACCAGTATTTTGTTTACCAGAACAACTACAATCAGTTTGTGAATTACTACAACGAAACTTTCCAGCATGGGGGCATCTCACTGGAGGAGATGATCATTCCTGTTGCCACTTACAGTTCAAGATAA
- the tsaE gene encoding tRNA (adenosine(37)-N6)-threonylcarbamoyltransferase complex ATPase subunit type 1 TsaE, producing MESIKIQVNGLTELDLAARKILDLAAHAHIFIFEGDMGAGKTTLIKSLAKVMGVTEVVSSPTFSIVNEYDAKGKPIYHFDFYRIKNIQEAYDIGYEEYFYSGNTCFIEWPEKIEGLIPEHYIKISIETLAENERLLSISKI from the coding sequence ATGGAAAGTATTAAAATTCAGGTTAATGGCCTTACAGAGCTGGATCTTGCGGCCCGTAAAATTTTAGATCTGGCCGCTCATGCGCACATCTTTATTTTTGAAGGCGACATGGGCGCCGGTAAAACTACATTGATTAAATCACTTGCCAAAGTAATGGGGGTAACAGAAGTGGTTTCGAGCCCCACATTTTCTATCGTAAATGAATACGATGCCAAAGGTAAGCCCATTTATCATTTTGATTTTTACCGTATCAAAAATATTCAGGAAGCCTACGATATCGGGTATGAAGAATATTTTTACTCGGGGAACACCTGCTTTATCGAATGGCCCGAAAAAATTGAAGGACTGATTCCAGAACATTATATCAAAATAAGCATTGAAACCCTGGCTGAAAATGAAAGGTTACTGTCAATTTCAAAAATTTAA
- a CDS encoding alanine dehydrogenase, whose amino-acid sequence MATGLREGMASIAQKGLIQPKEALSEINKKNNSLYIGIPKEISFQENRIALTPLSVALLVNNGHKVIIESGAGVGANFSDNDYSEQGAIISFNKKDVFDADILVKIAPPTIEEVGLMHKGQTLISALQMGALKESYLKALLNKKINALCFENLRDEGNILSVVRSMSEIVGATSILIAAEYLSNVTGGKGLMLGGFTGVPPTEIVILGAGTVGEYAARTAISLGAEVKVFDSSIFRLRRLQNNLGSRVFTSVMQPIVLSKAITTCDVVIGAIRASHGRSPCIVMEETVARMKPNSVVIDVSIDQGGCFETSEVTNHKDPVFRKHDVIHYCVPNIASRVPRTASYALTNIFTPILVDIGDMGGLMNVVWNKPGIREALYIYQGHLTSKDLSNMFNLPYKDIELLVAANQ is encoded by the coding sequence ATGGCTACAGGATTACGCGAAGGTATGGCCTCCATTGCTCAAAAGGGGCTGATACAGCCAAAAGAAGCATTGTCAGAAATTAACAAGAAGAACAACAGTTTATACATCGGCATTCCCAAAGAAATCTCCTTTCAGGAAAACAGGATTGCCCTTACGCCACTGTCTGTTGCCTTACTGGTCAACAATGGGCATAAGGTGATCATTGAAAGCGGGGCAGGTGTAGGCGCCAATTTTTCGGATAACGACTACAGCGAGCAGGGCGCCATCATCTCCTTTAATAAAAAGGATGTTTTTGATGCCGATATCCTGGTTAAAATTGCACCGCCTACAATTGAAGAAGTCGGCCTGATGCACAAGGGCCAGACCCTGATCTCGGCCCTTCAGATGGGCGCATTGAAAGAGTCTTACCTCAAGGCCCTGCTGAATAAAAAAATAAATGCCCTCTGCTTTGAAAACCTGCGCGATGAGGGAAATATCCTGAGTGTGGTGCGTTCCATGAGTGAAATTGTGGGGGCCACCTCCATTCTGATTGCCGCAGAATACCTGAGCAATGTTACCGGCGGAAAGGGACTGATGCTGGGCGGCTTTACCGGTGTTCCGCCAACGGAGATCGTCATCCTGGGGGCAGGCACCGTAGGCGAATACGCAGCCCGTACGGCCATATCGCTGGGTGCGGAAGTAAAGGTGTTTGACAGCTCGATCTTCAGGCTCAGGCGCCTGCAGAACAACCTTGGGAGCCGGGTATTTACCTCGGTAATGCAGCCTATCGTTTTGAGCAAGGCCATCACCACCTGTGACGTGGTGATCGGCGCAATCCGGGCTTCGCACGGCAGAAGCCCCTGCATTGTCATGGAAGAAACCGTTGCGCGCATGAAACCCAACTCCGTGGTGATTGATGTGAGTATAGATCAGGGCGGTTGTTTTGAAACTTCTGAAGTCACCAATCACAAAGACCCGGTATTCCGGAAACACGACGTGATCCATTATTGTGTCCCTAATATTGCCTCCAGAGTGCCTAGAACGGCCTCCTATGCCCTTACCAATATCTTTACCCCGATACTGGTAGATATTGGCGACATGGGCGGACTGATGAACGTGGTATGGAATAAACCCGGTATCAGGGAAGCCCTGTACATTTACCAGGGGCACCTGACCAGTAAAGACCTTTCGAACATGTTTAACCTGCCGTATAAAGACATTGAATTGCTGGTAGCAGCCAACCAATAA
- a CDS encoding HD domain-containing protein: MNKKKIINDPVYGFINIPSEIIFDLISHPYFQRLRYIKQLGMTHLVYPGALHTRFHHALGAMHLMSLAIEVLRGKGHEVTAEEEEAATIAILLHDIGHGPFSHALEHTLVNGIQHEDISMKMMEMLNEEFDGRLTLAIRIFKGDYPKHFLPQLVSSQLDLDRMDYLNRDSFFTGVSEGVISFDRIIKMFNVLDKELVIEEKGIYSIEKFLIARRLMYWQVYLHKTVVAGEMVLVKILERAKYLATHGEALFATPALQHFLKNEITEAEFFKGGAHLAHFSRLDDQDIFASVKVWVSHSDRILAQLCGMLTQRNLYKVEISNEAPDESRVQELRARIAEVLNLDEAEVCYFVFTDVIRNRAYNAGSGNINILLKNNTIVDIAKASDLSNLASLDKTVKKHILCYPRII; encoded by the coding sequence TTGAACAAAAAGAAAATCATAAATGATCCGGTATATGGCTTCATCAATATCCCTTCTGAAATCATATTCGATCTGATCTCGCATCCGTATTTTCAACGACTTAGATATATCAAGCAGTTGGGGATGACCCACCTGGTATATCCAGGGGCCCTTCATACCCGCTTTCATCATGCTTTGGGGGCCATGCACCTGATGAGCCTTGCTATAGAGGTACTTAGGGGCAAAGGCCATGAGGTAACGGCCGAGGAGGAAGAGGCGGCAACGATAGCCATTTTGCTGCACGACATTGGTCATGGCCCCTTTTCGCATGCGCTGGAGCATACCCTGGTCAACGGCATACAGCACGAGGACATTTCTATGAAAATGATGGAGATGCTGAACGAAGAGTTTGACGGCCGGCTGACACTGGCCATCCGCATCTTTAAGGGCGATTACCCAAAACATTTCCTGCCCCAACTGGTCTCGAGCCAGCTGGACCTGGACCGGATGGATTACCTGAACCGCGATAGCTTTTTTACGGGGGTTAGTGAGGGGGTAATCAGTTTCGACCGCATCATTAAAATGTTCAATGTGCTGGATAAGGAGCTGGTGATTGAGGAGAAAGGCATTTATTCTATAGAAAAATTCCTGATCGCCCGCCGGCTGATGTACTGGCAGGTTTACCTGCACAAAACGGTGGTGGCCGGCGAGATGGTCCTGGTAAAAATCCTGGAAAGGGCAAAATACCTGGCTACGCATGGCGAAGCGCTCTTTGCCACACCTGCGCTGCAGCATTTCCTGAAAAATGAGATCACAGAGGCGGAATTTTTTAAGGGAGGAGCGCATCTGGCGCATTTTTCGAGGCTGGACGATCAGGATATTTTTGCCTCGGTGAAGGTTTGGGTAAGCCACTCAGACCGGATCCTGGCGCAGCTTTGCGGTATGCTTACGCAGCGGAACCTCTATAAAGTGGAGATCAGTAATGAGGCCCCTGATGAAAGCCGGGTACAGGAACTGAGGGCGCGCATAGCTGAGGTTTTAAACCTGGACGAGGCAGAGGTCTGCTATTTTGTATTTACGGATGTCATCAGGAACAGGGCCTATAATGCAGGGAGCGGAAATATCAATATCTTGTTGAAAAACAATACGATAGTAGACATTGCGAAAGCCTCTGATTTATCTAACTTAGCGTCACTGGACAAGACAGTGAAAAAGCATATCCTGTGTTATCCGCGGATTATTTAG